In Herbaspirillum seropedicae, a single window of DNA contains:
- a CDS encoding MotA/TolQ/ExbB proton channel family protein produces MLAIILAAGWPIWPLLIASIIGLALVIERLVYLRRSRILPPDLLNQVVRVYQSGRITDDVADKLEQNSPLGHVLAAGLRNVDAPREVMKEAIEEAGQAAAHRLERFLTTLGTIASLAPLMGLFGTVVGMIEIFASQNAAGTNPAQLAHGISIALYNTGFGLAIAMPALVFYRHFRALVDGFVVDMEQQAVKFVDIVHDVRR; encoded by the coding sequence TTGCTCGCCATCATCCTCGCCGCAGGCTGGCCGATCTGGCCCTTGCTGATCGCATCCATCATCGGCCTGGCGCTGGTCATTGAAAGACTGGTGTACCTGCGCCGCAGCCGCATCCTGCCGCCCGACCTGCTCAACCAGGTGGTGCGCGTCTACCAGAGCGGCCGCATCACCGACGACGTGGCCGACAAGCTGGAACAGAATTCGCCGCTGGGCCATGTGCTGGCTGCGGGCCTGCGCAACGTCGACGCCCCCCGCGAGGTCATGAAGGAAGCCATCGAAGAGGCCGGCCAGGCCGCAGCCCATCGGCTGGAGCGCTTCCTGACCACGCTGGGCACCATCGCGTCGCTGGCCCCGCTGATGGGCCTGTTCGGCACCGTGGTGGGCATGATCGAGATCTTTGCCTCGCAGAACGCCGCCGGCACCAATCCGGCGCAGTTGGCGCACGGCATTTCCATTGCGCTCTACAACACCGGTTTCGGGCTGGCCATTGCCATGCCGGCGCTGGTGTTCTACCGCCACTTCCGGGCGCTGGTCGATGGCTTCGTGGTCGACATGGAACAGCAGGCCGTGAAGTTCGTCGACATCGTGCACGACGTGCGCCGCTGA
- the xseA gene encoding exodeoxyribonuclease VII large subunit, producing MPSDKFPPFPTARPLAPAAPSADGGPPMLTVSALNQAVGRMLERNFPLLWVKGEVSNFTRAASGHWYFNLKDEGAQVRAVMFKGRAQYAGFMPREGDKVEVRTLVTLYAPRGDYQLNVEAIRRSGVGDLYAAFLQLKERLEREGLFARERKRALPGFPRRIGIVTSPQAAALRDVLTTLRRRAPHVEVVLYPTPVQGEGAGQRIAAAIGRASERAECDVLLVCRGGGSIEDLWSFNEEVVARAIVAATMPVISGVGHETDFTIADFAADLRAPTPTAAAELAASSRQDWLAELRGHAADLTRALRRTLADKAQSVDWLSRRLVSPSAYIQHERVKLLALQNRLSHANQIPLTRMRHGLQQLASRLAHQLPDTRHARRDLAELARRLQRAQGAQQSAQRQTLTTLHSQLELLNPQRTLERGYAIVSDHQGRVLHSPAELAARTEITIRLAQGSAEVGIASVQPRLD from the coding sequence ATGCCATCCGACAAGTTCCCCCCCTTCCCGACCGCCCGCCCGCTCGCGCCCGCTGCACCGAGCGCCGATGGCGGGCCGCCCATGCTGACCGTCTCGGCCCTGAACCAGGCGGTGGGACGGATGCTGGAGCGCAACTTCCCGCTGCTCTGGGTCAAGGGGGAAGTCTCCAATTTCACCCGCGCCGCCTCCGGCCACTGGTATTTCAATCTCAAGGACGAGGGCGCGCAGGTGCGCGCGGTGATGTTCAAGGGTCGCGCCCAGTACGCCGGCTTCATGCCGCGCGAGGGCGACAAGGTCGAGGTGCGCACCCTGGTCACGCTCTATGCGCCCCGCGGCGACTACCAGCTCAACGTCGAAGCCATCCGCCGCTCGGGCGTAGGCGATCTCTACGCCGCCTTCCTGCAACTGAAGGAAAGGCTGGAGCGCGAGGGCCTCTTCGCCCGCGAGCGCAAGCGCGCACTGCCGGGCTTCCCGCGTCGCATCGGCATCGTCACCAGCCCCCAGGCTGCGGCCCTGCGCGATGTGCTGACCACGCTGCGCCGCCGCGCTCCCCATGTGGAGGTGGTGCTCTATCCCACGCCGGTGCAGGGCGAAGGCGCGGGCCAGCGCATTGCCGCGGCCATCGGACGCGCCTCGGAACGGGCCGAATGCGATGTGTTGCTGGTCTGCCGGGGCGGCGGCAGCATCGAGGATTTGTGGTCCTTCAATGAAGAGGTGGTCGCCCGCGCCATCGTGGCCGCGACCATGCCGGTGATCTCGGGCGTGGGCCACGAGACCGATTTCACCATCGCCGATTTTGCCGCCGACCTGCGCGCCCCGACCCCGACAGCGGCCGCCGAGCTGGCCGCCAGCTCCCGCCAGGACTGGCTGGCCGAGCTGCGCGGCCACGCCGCCGACCTGACCCGCGCCCTGCGCCGCACGCTCGCCGACAAGGCCCAGAGCGTGGACTGGCTGTCGCGCCGCCTGGTCAGCCCGAGCGCCTATATCCAGCATGAACGGGTCAAGCTGCTGGCCTTGCAGAACCGGCTCTCGCACGCCAACCAGATCCCGCTCACGCGCATGCGTCATGGCCTGCAGCAACTGGCTTCCCGACTGGCGCACCAGTTGCCCGATACCCGCCACGCCCGGCGCGACCTGGCCGAGCTGGCGCGCCGCCTGCAACGCGCGCAAGGCGCGCAGCAGAGTGCGCAGCGCCAGACGCTGACCACCCTGCACTCCCAGCTCGAACTGCTGAACCCGCAACGCACCCTGGAACGCGGCTATGCCATCGTCAGCGACCACCAGGGTCGCGTGCTGCACAGCCCCGCCGAGCTGGCCGCCCGCACCGAGATCACCATCCGCCTGGCCCAGGGCAGCGCCGAAGTGGGTATCGCCAGCGTGCAGCCACGACTGGATTGA
- a CDS encoding amino acid ABC transporter ATP-binding protein, with protein MIEVKRISKCFGRHEVLKDVSLSVAQGEVVCLIGPSGSGKSTVLRCINGLESYERGDILIDGQRVDRDGPDIHRLRTRVGMVFQRFNLFPHRTVLENVTEGPIYVNGLARAQARSEAMSLLDKVGLAARCDAYPAQLSGGQQQRVAIARSLAMQPEAILFDEPTSALDPELVGEVLAVMRTLAADGMTMIVVTHEMGFAREVADRVCFLHSGSIVESGAAAQVLAEPQHARTQDFLRRVIGK; from the coding sequence ATGATCGAGGTCAAGCGTATTTCGAAGTGCTTCGGCCGGCACGAAGTGCTCAAGGATGTCTCGCTCTCGGTGGCCCAGGGCGAAGTGGTCTGCCTGATCGGGCCGTCGGGTTCGGGCAAGTCGACGGTGCTGCGTTGTATCAATGGACTGGAGTCCTACGAGCGGGGCGACATCCTGATCGACGGCCAGCGCGTGGACCGCGATGGCCCGGATATCCACCGCCTGCGCACCCGGGTGGGGATGGTGTTCCAGCGCTTCAACCTGTTCCCGCATCGCACGGTGCTGGAGAACGTGACCGAGGGGCCGATCTATGTCAATGGACTGGCGCGCGCGCAAGCGCGTTCAGAGGCCATGAGCTTGCTGGACAAGGTGGGGCTGGCGGCGCGCTGCGATGCCTATCCAGCCCAGCTCTCCGGAGGCCAGCAGCAGCGCGTGGCCATTGCCCGCTCGCTGGCCATGCAGCCCGAAGCGATCCTCTTCGACGAACCCACCTCGGCGCTGGACCCGGAGCTGGTGGGCGAGGTGCTGGCGGTGATGCGCACGCTGGCCGCCGATGGCATGACCATGATCGTGGTCACGCACGAAATGGGGTTTGCCCGCGAGGTGGCCGACCGTGTCTGTTTCCTGCATAGCGGCAGCATCGTCGAATCTGGCGCGGCAGCGCAGGTGCTGGCCGAACCGCAGCATGCGCGCACCCAGGATTTCCTGCGCCGCGTGATCGGCAAGTGA
- a CDS encoding NAD(P)/FAD-dependent oxidoreductase yields MTKHSNPAFPPSLWAATAGEFSGAPPLQASARYDVAIVGAGYTGLSTALHLAQAGVSVCVLDAHAPGWGASGRNGGQVIPGLKYDPDQLRVMFGSAVADPLIAAIGSAADTVFDLIARHGIECEAQRAGWIQPTHSPKMMRALEARARQWMAEGAPAQLMDGAEVTRRIGTGAYVGGWKDERAGSLHPLKYCRGLAQAAQRLGVVIHGDTRVTRLERRQGGWRLHGPSGEQGPHIDAERVVLATNGYTDDLWPHLRQSVIAANSFIVATRPLPPALGASILPGGEVTSDSRRLLLYYRRDAQGRLLMGGRGPFGEPQGPADFAHLERSVALLFPQLAGVEYEYRWSGRVAITRDFLPHVHEPAPGLSIALGYNGRGIAMATMMGQRLAQRLIGPAGTAFPFPVSTIAPIPLHGLQRFYIAAGVAWYSVLDRFS; encoded by the coding sequence ATGACAAAGCATTCCAACCCGGCCTTCCCGCCATCCCTGTGGGCGGCGACCGCTGGCGAGTTTTCCGGGGCGCCGCCCCTGCAGGCCAGCGCGCGCTACGATGTGGCCATCGTCGGCGCCGGTTACACCGGCTTGTCCACGGCCCTGCACCTGGCCCAGGCCGGTGTGTCGGTGTGTGTGCTGGATGCCCATGCGCCAGGCTGGGGTGCGTCTGGGCGCAATGGCGGACAGGTCATTCCCGGTCTCAAGTACGATCCCGACCAGTTGCGGGTCATGTTCGGCAGTGCCGTGGCCGATCCCTTGATCGCGGCCATTGGTTCAGCGGCCGATACGGTGTTCGACCTGATCGCACGTCATGGCATCGAGTGCGAGGCGCAACGCGCTGGCTGGATCCAGCCCACCCATTCGCCCAAGATGATGCGCGCCCTGGAGGCGCGTGCGCGCCAATGGATGGCTGAGGGGGCGCCGGCCCAGTTGATGGATGGGGCTGAAGTGACGCGCCGCATCGGTACCGGCGCCTATGTGGGCGGATGGAAGGATGAGCGGGCCGGCAGCCTGCATCCGCTGAAGTATTGCCGCGGACTGGCGCAGGCGGCGCAGCGCCTGGGTGTGGTCATCCACGGCGATACACGGGTGACGCGCCTGGAGCGCCGTCAGGGCGGCTGGCGCCTGCATGGTCCGTCCGGAGAGCAGGGGCCGCATATCGATGCCGAACGGGTGGTCCTGGCCACCAATGGCTATACCGATGACCTGTGGCCGCATCTGCGGCAATCGGTGATTGCCGCCAACAGCTTCATCGTCGCCACCCGGCCGTTGCCGCCAGCGTTGGGCGCCAGCATCCTGCCCGGTGGCGAGGTCACTTCCGATTCGCGCCGCTTGTTGCTGTACTACCGGCGCGATGCACAGGGCCGGCTGCTCATGGGCGGCCGCGGGCCCTTCGGCGAGCCGCAGGGACCCGCGGACTTCGCCCATCTGGAGCGCTCGGTGGCCTTGCTGTTCCCGCAACTGGCCGGGGTGGAATACGAATACCGCTGGTCGGGACGGGTCGCCATCACGCGGGACTTCCTGCCCCATGTGCATGAGCCTGCGCCCGGCCTGAGCATCGCACTAGGCTACAACGGACGTGGCATTGCCATGGCCACGATGATGGGGCAGCGCCTGGCCCAGCGCCTGATCGGACCGGCCGGGACGGCGTTTCCCTTCCCAGTCAGCACCATTGCGCCCATTCCCCTGCATGGCTTGCAGCGCTTCTACATCGCCGCCGGTGTGGCCTGGTACAGTGTGCTGGACCGGTTTTCCTGA
- the sodB gene encoding superoxide dismutase [Fe] yields the protein MAHTLPALPYDLDALAPTISKETLEYHYGKHHQTYVTNLNNLIPGTEFENLSLEEIIKKSSGGIFNNAAQVWNHTFYWNGLTPKGQGAPSGALADAINAKWGSFDAFKAEFTKQGLANFGSGWTWLVKKADGTLDIVNTTGAGTPLTTDSKPLLTVDVWEHAYYIDYRNARAKYVENYWGIINWDFVAKNFA from the coding sequence ATGGCACATACCCTTCCGGCACTGCCTTACGATCTGGACGCGCTGGCGCCCACGATTTCCAAGGAAACCCTGGAATATCACTATGGCAAGCACCACCAGACCTATGTGACCAACCTGAACAACCTGATTCCGGGTACCGAATTCGAAAACCTGTCCCTGGAAGAGATCATCAAGAAATCCTCCGGCGGCATCTTCAACAACGCTGCCCAGGTGTGGAACCACACCTTCTACTGGAACGGCCTGACCCCGAAGGGCCAAGGCGCTCCGAGCGGCGCGCTGGCTGACGCCATCAACGCCAAGTGGGGCTCCTTCGACGCCTTCAAGGCCGAGTTCACCAAGCAAGGCCTGGCCAACTTCGGTTCCGGCTGGACCTGGCTGGTCAAGAAGGCTGACGGCACCCTGGACATCGTCAACACCACCGGCGCCGGCACCCCGCTGACCACCGACAGCAAGCCGCTGTTGACCGTGGACGTGTGGGAACACGCCTACTACATCGACTACCGCAACGCACGCGCCAAGTATGTCGAGAACTACTGGGGCATCATCAACTGGGACTTCGTGGCCAAGAACTTCGCCTGA
- a CDS encoding ExbD/TolR family protein — MNFRKGRPREDLEINLIPFIDVLLVIVIFLMVTTTYSKFTALQLTLPTADAPKALEQPFELNIAVDANGRYALNNKRISARDAQGLSEEMQAVVRASASKLDPVIIINADALATHQTVVNVLEAARMAGYPKVTFAAQASSK, encoded by the coding sequence ATGAACTTCCGCAAGGGCCGTCCCCGCGAAGACCTGGAAATCAACCTGATTCCCTTCATCGATGTGCTGCTGGTGATCGTGATCTTCCTGATGGTCACCACCACCTACAGCAAGTTCACCGCGCTGCAGCTGACCCTGCCCACGGCCGATGCGCCCAAGGCGCTGGAGCAGCCCTTCGAGCTCAACATCGCGGTTGACGCCAATGGGCGCTACGCCCTCAACAACAAGCGCATTTCTGCGCGCGACGCCCAGGGGCTGTCCGAGGAAATGCAGGCCGTCGTGCGCGCCAGCGCCAGCAAGCTCGATCCGGTCATCATCATCAATGCCGATGCGCTGGCCACGCACCAGACCGTGGTCAACGTCCTGGAAGCCGCGCGCATGGCCGGTTATCCCAAGGTGACGTTTGCGGCACAGGCCAGCAGCAAGTGA